The following coding sequences lie in one Anoplolepis gracilipes chromosome 4, ASM4749672v1, whole genome shotgun sequence genomic window:
- the Cn-iiib gene encoding 7-methylguanosine phosphate-specific 5'-nucleotidase, which translates to MTTMSNEVTIDDFPALRLKHVHIKDKVALLKTINTILQGGADNLQVVTDFDLTLTKQHINGRHMLSSFGMFRKCKQLPQHYLDEAKCLYEKYRPIEIDPNLSLNEKADAMHDWMTTAHNILKGIKFDSREIEEVAQENGNVLRDGTREILEKLYNVGVPIVVFSAGLGDMVEAVLRCNDALFDNVKIISNFLKYKENQLDGFNNDVLIHGYNKNECALANEHLTVFRKRRNILLMGDSTGDASMVDKVKDTKTVLKIGFLYEHVEASLDLFMEKFDIVLVDDQTMRVPMEILQSIL; encoded by the exons ATGACGACGATGAGCAACGAGGTCACGATCGACGAC TTTCCTGCTTTGAGGTTGAAGCATGTTCATATTAAAGACAAAGTTGCGCTTTTAAAGACAATAAATACGATTTTGCAAGGTGGCGCAGATAATCTACAG GTGGTTACAGATTTTGATTTAACTCTTACGAAACAACACATAAATGGAAGACATATGCTTAGTAGTTTTG gTATGTTCAGAAAATGCAAGCAATTACCACAACATTATTTGGACGAGGCTAAGTGCCTATACGAAAAGTACAGACCCATTGAGATAGATCCAAATTTGTCTTTGAATGAAAAAGCAGATGCTATGCACGATTGGATGACTACTGCACACAATATACTAAAAGGCATCAAGTTCGATTCTCGCGAAATAGAAGAGGTAGCCCAAGAAAATGGCAATGTATTACGTGATGGTACAAGAGAGATTTTGGAAAAGTTATACAATGTGGGAGTGCCGATTGTAGTGTTTAGCGCTGGTTTAGGAGATATGGTGGAGGCTGTGTTAAGGTGCAACGATGCTCTCtttgataatgtaaaaataatctccAACTTTCTAAAGTACAAAGAAAATCAATTGGATGGATTTAATAATGATGTGCTTATACATGgttacaataaaaatgaatgtGCGCTAGCGAATGAACATCTGACGGTATTCAGAAAGAGACggaatatattgttaatggGTGATTCAACTGGCGATGCTAGTATGGTAGACAAAGTAAAAGATACCAAGACAGTTTTGAAAATAGGATTTCTGTACgaacat GTTGAGGCTAGCTTAGACTTGTTCATGGAAAAGTTTGATATTGTTCTTGTTGATGATCAAACGATGAGAGTGCCAATGGAGATACTGCAAAGtatcttgtaa
- the Vib gene encoding phosphatidylinositol transfer protein alpha isoform, with translation MLIKEFRVTLPLTVEEYQVAQLYSVAEASKNNTGGGEGIEVLKNEPFTDYPLLGGQYSSGQYTYKIYHLASKVPAFIRILLPKNSLEIHEEAWNAYPYCKTVITNPGYMKDNFVIMIESFHIGDNGNQHNVHELPPDKLKIREIVHIDIANDPVASADYKEDEDPTKFKSQKTGRGPLIGKDWKDNVKPVMTCYKLVTCEFKWFGLQTRVEGFIQKAERRLFTNFHRQVFCWIDRWHGLTMEDIRAIEDNTKEELDRQRHQGEVRGMRADD, from the exons ATGCTTATCAAAGAATT CCGTGTCACTCTGCCCCTCACAGTGGAAGAG TATCAAGTAGCTCAACTGTACTCTGTAGCAGAGGCTAGTAAGAATAACACAGGTGGCGGAGAAGGCATTGAAGTGTTGAAGAATGAGCCGTTTACGGATTACCCACTACTCGGTGGACAGTATTCGTCAggccaatatacatataagatttATCACTTAGCTAGCAAAGTGCCTGCTTTCATTCGCATTTTATTGCCAAAGAACTCGCTGGAGATACATGAAGAGGCTTGGAACGCTTATCCCTATTGTAAAACAGTCATAACT aaTCCAGGTTATATGAAGGATAATTTTGTGATCATGATAGAATCCTTTCATATTGGCGATAATGGCAATCAGCATAAT GTTCATGAATTGCCGCCCGATAAGCTCAAAATTAGAGAGATAGTACATATAGATATTGCAAATGATCCGGTCGCTAGTGCCGATTACAAGGAGGACGAGGATCCGACCAAATTCAAATCCCAGAAGACGGGACGAGGTCCTCTCATAGGGAAAGATTGGAAGGATAATGTTAAGCCTGTGATGACGTGCTACAAGCTAGTCACTTGTGAATTTAAATGGTTCGGTCTACAGACCCGTGTTGAAGGGTTCATTCAGAAAGCAGAACGGCGCTTGTTCACTAATTTTCATAGACAAGTGTTCTGCTGGATAGATCGCTGGCATGGTTTGACCATGGAGGATATTAGAGCTATTGAAGACAATACGAAAGAAGAATTAGACAGG CAAAGACATCAAGGAGAAGTGCGAGGTATGCGCGCTGATGATTGA
- the LOC140664645 gene encoding uncharacterized protein: protein MLNSEDLSEQELETLRGDAVGNNLCSGKWIISTLMSLCELHQNGWTEELENRLCILWDLSAEEEVVSYLMSHDFPKIAKNILDIYDQPRLIEIILGIIGNVCCNNEAIDTISCDRDLVTQILNRLTSDDTLILIQLLRILQLITWKIRKNPQSNWVAHFTECEFFGDSIIFMLNSSTNDDLLMATMNFLESTSHISVPHKDSFLKEFFKIDNLIHALLESFMQVISVEKLSYSKVEMIFIEHWLKVLIVIIELGSLKFADCENDENFSKLMDIMYRILKPYEESHILFPIEELNANVINETIRILLSFHCCDVDIPPKIDYVITTIIFYLKTDSDARKEELNPDEELISILSHSLNQYWLQIIGFCTSNYITEILHQCKHEVRRYLIDLAESDSKVTPEVFEKLKKAAAAFEKL, encoded by the exons ATGTTAAATTCGGAAGACCTTAGTGAGCAAGAATTGGAAACGTTGAGAGGCGATGCCGTGGGCAACAACCTCTGCAGCGGCAAATGGATAATCAGTACTTTGATGTCTTTGTGTGAG CTACATCAAAATGGTTGGACAGAAGAACTAGAAAATCGACTTTGTATTTTGTGGGACTTGAGTGCTGAAGAGGAAGTGGTATCATATCTTATGTCGCATGATTTTccaaaaatagcaaaaaacaTATTGGACATTTATGATCAACCAcgattaatt gaaataattttagGTATCATTGGCAATGTATGCTGCAATAATGAAGCGATTGATACAATAAGCTGTGATAGAGATCTTGTTACACAAATTCTAAATCGCTTGACATCCGATGACAcactaatattaattcaacttctcagaattttacaattaattacatgGAAAATCCGAAAGAATCCTCAATCAAATTGGGTGGCTCACTTCACAGAATGCGAATTTTTTGGagattctataatttttatgttaaatagtTCTACTAATG ATGACTTATTAATGGCAACAATGAATTTTCTCGAGTCTACATCTCATATAAGTGTGCCACACAAAGACAgttttttgaaagaatttttcaagataGATAATTTGATTCATGCACTGTTAGAATCTTTCATGCAAGTTATATCAGTGGAAAAACTCAGTTATTCCAAAGtagaaatgatatttattgaaCATTGGTTGAAAGTAttaattgtcataatagaATTGGGCTCACTTAAATTTGCGGACTGTGAAAATgacgaaaatttttcaaaattaatggaCATTATGTATAGAATACTAAAACCATACGAAGAATCGCATATTTTATTCCCAATCGAGGAATTAAACGCTAATGTAATTAACGAAactatacgtatattattaagttttcATTGCTGTGATGTAGATATCCCACCGAAAATAGATTACGTTATAacaactataattttttaccttaAAACAG ATTCAGATGCAAGGAAAGAAGAATTAAATCCAGATGAAGAGTTAATAAGCATACTTTCACATAGTCTGAATCAATACTGGTTGCAGATTATTGGATTTTGTACCAGTAATTATATCACAGAAATATTGCATCAATGTAAACACGAAGTTCGTAGATATTTAATTGATCTTGCGGAATCTGATTCTAAAGTGACACCTGaggtatttgaaaaattaaagaaagctGCTGCTGCtttcgaaaaattatga